A region of the Muricauda sp. MAR_2010_75 genome:
TATGATCTGCCCAAAGGAATCAAAGACGAGGAAAAACCCGTTATATTTGTTATGGACTATGCCTTTGGGGAACAGGCCTATGAGACCATTGATGAGCTGTTGAAGCCTTTGGAGGGAGATGATGAAAAACGCTTTTTGAACGTAGAATCTTTGTCAATTATGGGCAAAGCGGGTATTTTGGAAGGGGGCAAAGGGGATTTGATGATTCCATCGGCCCATATTTTTGAAGGTACGGCAGATAATTACCCATTCCATAATGAGCTATGTGCTTCGGATTTTGAAGGCCATGGCCTAAAAGTTTTGGAAGGCACTATGGTGACCGTTTTGGGAACCTCGTTACAGAACAAGGACATTTTGAAGTTTTTTTACGAGTCGACCTGGAATGTCATAGGACTGGAAATGGAAGGGGTGCATTACCAAAAAGCAATCCAATCCGCTTCCAAGATACGGAAGAGCATTAAAAAGGATGTTAAAGTGAGATATGCCTACTATGCTTCGGACAACCCTTTGGAAACAGGAAGCACATTGGCATCGGGAGGCTTGGGAACAACCGGGGTAAAACCCACCTATTTGATCACGGACCGAATTTTAAAACAGATATTCAATACATAAATATATGGCAGACCAACCAGTACATCAGAATTCTTCAGATGAAATAGACTTGGGACAGTTGTTCCAGATGATTGGAAGGGGATTCCAAAAATTCTTCAATTTTATAGGAAACATCTTTAAAGGGATCTTCCATATTTTGATGCTCTTCCTGCTCTTTGTTCAAAAAAACTTCATCATCCTTGTAACTGCGATTGTTTTAGGCGGGGTGGGCGGTTATATTTTGGACAACATCGTTCCGGAAAAGTATGTTTCCAAAATGGTGGTGGAGCCCAACTTCAACAGTGTCCAGCAGCTTTACAACAACATTTCATTCTATAATGATTTGGCACAGGCACAGGATTCTGTTGCTTTGGCAACGGCATTGAACATAACGGAACACGAGGCGGCTACGGTAAAGGAAATCTATGCGGATTCGTATTCGGATGAGAACCAAAAGATTAAATTGTTCGATGAGTTTATTCGGGAATTGGACACAACCACGGTGAGGACCATTGATTTTGAGAACTACTTGGAAAACTTTAACTCCTTGGATGCCAGGTTCCACCAAATTTCAGTCATCAGTACGGACAATAGGGTGGCCAAAAAAATGCAGCCTGCCATCATCAACTCTATTTCTGTGAACGATTATTTCAAACTACAGAAAAGAATCAATGATGAGAACCTTAGCTTACAGGAAGAAATTTACAAGCAACAGCTTGTTGAAATTGACTCCTTGCAAAGTCTGTACAGGACGGTGCTGGTAAAAGAAGCGGACAAGCCCATGCAGGGCACCAGTATAAATATGGCGGAGGGTGGAGATTCGCAAAACAGGGAACTGGCCTTGGTGCAGGAGAAAGATGTACTGAAAGAAAAATTGGTCGCGTTGAACAAAGAACGGGCCAATAAATCCACGATTATCAACATTATCAGTGATTTCCCCACAAGAGGGGTGGAACAAAAGGGAGTATGGAACAGTTATAAGTTTAAGCTTCCCATATTGTTGCTGGCTTTGGTATTGGGGGTATTGGGCTTACTTCAGCTCAACAAATACCTAAAGACCTATAATCAAAAATAAGGTCAAAAAAGAATGGATCTATTTGGCTCTAATGGGAAGTAGAAATGCCTTGGGATTACAACGAAAAGGAATGTGATGATCAAAATTTTGGTAACTGGTTCCACGGGTCAACTTGGATTAACATTACAGGAACAGGCCGAGAATTTTCTAGATGGTTCCTTTGATTTCAAGGCATCTGAAGAACTGGACATCACCAAACTAAAAGAGCTGGAGAAAATCTTTCAAAAAGGAAAGTATGATTTCTGTATCAATTGCGCCGCATATACCAATGTGGAACAAGCCGAAAAACATCCTGAAGAAGCCTTTAAGGTGAATGCAGAAGGGGCAAAAAACTTGGCGGCCATTTGCAAAGCACATAAAGCCACGCTGATACATATTTCTACAGATTATGTGTTTGATGGGGAAAAAGAAACTCCATATACTGTGGAAGACCAGCCCAATCCGATCAATGAATACGGAAGGTCCAAACTTGCCGGAGAAAAATTTATTCAGCAGATTTTACCCAATCATCACATCATCAGGACATCTTGGTTGTACAGTAAAAAGTATGGCCATAATTTCTATCGAACAATCGTGAAAAAGGCCTTGGCTGGAAAGGGTTTGCATATCACCGACGCTCAAAAAGGTTGCCCAACCAACACCGAAACATTGGCAAGCTTTATTTTGGAGGAAATCGTACTGGGAAAAAAGCCATTTGGGGTGTATCAT
Encoded here:
- the rfbD gene encoding dTDP-4-dehydrorhamnose reductase — encoded protein: MIKILVTGSTGQLGLTLQEQAENFLDGSFDFKASEELDITKLKELEKIFQKGKYDFCINCAAYTNVEQAEKHPEEAFKVNAEGAKNLAAICKAHKATLIHISTDYVFDGEKETPYTVEDQPNPINEYGRSKLAGEKFIQQILPNHHIIRTSWLYSKKYGHNFYRTIVKKALAGKGLHITDAQKGCPTNTETLASFILEEIVLGKKPFGVYHFTDGKPMTWYEFAQYILEEKGLKGKVNLVLDSNYRTFAKRPKNSVLS